CCGCACCACCCGCGTCCTTCGCACCCTCCGCGTCCTTGAAGGGAGCCACGGCATGAGGCTCGTCCATGTGGTCACGCTGGTCAGCGACGACGGGGCCTTCGGCGGGCCGACGAGCGTGGCTCTGGCCCAGCTCGAGGAGTGCGCCGCACGCGGTCACGACGTGACGCTGGTGTCGCTGTGGCGGGGCAGGGCACGGGCGGCGCGACGCATCGGCGCCGTGCCCTTCGTCTCCCGCCGGGCGTGGCGGCTGGTCCCGGGCCGGGGGTGTCTGGGACTCATGCATCCCCTGCTGCTGTGGGACCTGTGGCGGGCCATGGGGCGCGCCGACGTGGTCCATCTGCACGCGGGACGCGACCTCGTCTCCCTTGCCGGGCTCGCCGTGGCCCGGCTGCGGCGGGTGGACTTCGTCACCCAGACGCACGGCATGGTCGAGCCCCGCACCGGGGCCGTCGCGCGCGCCTTCGACCGGCTGTTCGTGCCGTTGCTGCGCCGGGCGCGCCGCTGCCTGGTGCTCACCGAGCGGGAGCGGCGCGCGCTGGGCGAGGTGCTGGGCCCGGACGGGCCGCCGCTGGTGTCCCTGCCCAACGGGCTGCGCACCGCCGAGGAGGGCGCGGGGACGCGGCCGCGCAGCGGGCACGAGGTGATCTTCCTGGCCCGGCTGCACCCCCGTAAGCGCCCCGAGGCGTTCGTCGAGATGGCCGCGCTGGTGCACAAGGAGTGCGACGAGGCGCGGTTCACGCTCTACGGAGCGGACGAGGGATCCCTGTCGGAGGTGCACCGGCTCGTCGCGGACCGCGGGCTGAGCGACGTCGTCTCCTACGGCGGGGCGCTGGAGCACTCGGCGGCGCTGGAGGCCTACCGCAGGGCGGCCGTGTACGTGCTGCCGAGCGTGCACGAGCCGTTCCCGATGACGGTCCTGGAGGCCCTGGCCGAGGGAACGCCGGTCGTGTGCACGGACAGCAGCGGCATCTCCGCGGAACTGGCCCGCAGACAGGCCGCGTTGGTCACCGACGGCAGTCCGGAGGCGCTGGCGGACGCGGTGGGCCGACTGCTCGTCGACGAGGCGCTGCGCCGCAGTCTGGCCGAGGCCGGCCGCCGTGCGATCGACGAGGTCTTCTCCATCCGGGCGGTCGTGGACCAGCTGGAGGACGACGTCTACCGGGTTCGCCCGGGACAAGGCTGACCCGGGCGAGACGGCAGCTGCCGGTCGCCTCGGGCCCGCCGTCGCATTCGACGGCGGGCCCGAGGCGACCGGCAGCGCTGTTCAGTGGGCCGGGGAGCGGCTCACCGAGCGGAGGATGTCCTCGAAGCGGGAGGCGCAGTCCTCCAGGGCGAACTCCCGCTCGGCCAGGGCGCGGCTCTCCTTGCCCAGCGACTCGGCGCGCGCCGGGTCGGCCAGGACCTCCTCGACCCAGGCCGAGGCCTTCTCGAGCGAGGACTCCTGCGGCGGGAAGACCGCCGACCCCGCCTGACGCAGCAGCTGCGCGGCCAGGTTGTCGGCGGGCATCAGACCGAGGACGGGGCGCCCGGCGCACAGATACGACAGCGTCTTGGACGGGACCGAGAACTCGCCCGCGTCCGCGGCCAGCAGCACGACGAGGAGGTCGCCCGCGCCCAGCACCTCGGGCAGCCGCTCGTAGGGCTGGAAGGGCAGCAGCGTCAGCTCGACGCCGCGGGCGGCCGCGGCCTCCCTCAGGACGGGCACGGCCGGTCCGTCGTTGACGACGACGAGCCGCACCGGAGCGCCCCGCTCACGCAGTCGCTCCGCCAACTGCACCAGCAGCACCGGGTGATGCTTGAGGCCCAGCGTGCCGGAGTACAGCACCGTGCGCACGCCGTCGAGGCCCTGCTCGGCCGACCAGGCGTTGGCCCGGTCCACCGGGACGATCTCGTCCAGCGGCGCCCAGTTGGGGATGACGGTGACCTTGCCTGCCGTGCCCCACTGCCGGTGGATGCGCACGAAGGACTCGGCGATCACCACGATGGCCGAGGCCCGGCGCGCCGACCACTTCTCGCCCGCCCCGAAGACCTTGGCGGCGACGCCCATCGCCTTGGCGACGTCGGCGGCGGCGAAGCTCTTCAGCGCGACGGCGGTCACGTCCTGGTGCCACAGCACCCAGGGGATGCGCAGCCGCCGCAGCGCGGCCGCCGCCACGACCAGGGTGGGAATGGGCATGTTGGACAGCATCGCCACGTCGGGCTTCTCGCGCCGTACCTGCCGGGCCAGTTCGAGGCCCAGCAGCGTCTCCTGGCGAAGCCGGTGGAAGTAGGCCTCCTTCTTCAGTGCCGTGCCGTCCCCGATGGTGACGAACCGCAGGCCGGGGGCGTCCCCGGCGAGGTTGCCCTTGCCGGAGACGTAGGCCGTGCACGTCGAGTGGACGACATCGTGACCGCGGCGGGCCAGTTCCCGGCTCAACTGGGCCTGGAACGGGTGGCCGCTGTAGTCGTGGACCAGGATCCTCATCGGCTCTCCCTGTCCTGTTCGCTCGGACGTCACTGCTGGGAGCGCTTGACCTGGTCGTACACCCAGGCGTAGGTCTTCTCCAGACCGTCGGCGAGGGTCACCGAGGGCTCCCAGCCGTGGATCTCGCGGATCAGCGTGTTGTCGGAGTTGCGGCCGCGCACCCCCTGCGGGGCGTCGAGGCGGTGTCTGCGCTCGCAGCGGACGCCGGCGATCTCCTCGACGAGGTCGACGAGCTGATTGATCGTCACCAGCTCCGAGGAGCCCAGGTTGACCGGTACGCCGCTGTCCCCGCGCATGATCATCTGGCTGCCGTGCAGACAGTCGTCGATGTACATGAAGGACCGGCTCTGCAGACCGTCGCCCCAGATCTCGATGTGGTGGTCACCGGAGAGGACCGCCTGGGCGACCTTGCGGCAGACCGCCGCCGGCGCCTTCTCCCGGCCGCCGTTCCAGGTGCCGTCCGGGCCGTACACGTTGTGGTAGCGGGCGACGCGGGTGACGAACCCGTGGTCCTCGGCGTAGTGGCGGCACATGCGCTCGGAGAAGAGCTTCTCCCAGCCGTAGCCGTCCTCCGGCTGCGCCGGGTAGGCGTCCTCCTCCTTGAGTGCGGTGAGGTCGGGGTCGGTCTGCTTGCCGGCGGCGTACACGCAGGCGGAGGAGGAGTAGAAGTAGCGCTCCACACCGGCCTCGTGCGCCGCCTGCAGCATGTGGGTGCTGGTGAGCACCGACATCATGCAGGCGGCCTTGTTGTTCTCGATGAAGCCCATGCCCCCCATGTCGGCGGCGAGCATGTACACCTGCCGGGCGCCCTGGACGCCGGCGCGGGCGTGCTCCAGGAGCGACAGGTCGGCGACGGTGTTCTCGGCGTCCTGGTGGACCTGGTACCACTCGTGGCGGGGCTTGACGTCGATCGAGCGGACGGTCAGCCCCTGGGCCAGAAGGTCGCCCACGAGATGACCACCGATGAATCCCCCGCCTCCGGCGACGACGACGTCGACCTGCTTGCTCATGGCAACTCCTCTGGGAATCCGGAGATCTGATGTGCGGTCAGTGCGACCGATGCCCATAAGCAATACACATTTGTCATGATTTGGGGTAAATGGCACGCCGCCCCGATCTTGCATGTCACCCGATGATTCGTGCGCGCCTGGGACGATTCGAGAGATATGAGCGCTATATATCTTTCAGTGATGTTTCAGCCTAAATACTCGCTCGGCAGAGAGGTCGGGATGCAGGACGCTCGCGTCCGCAGCGCGGCTGCGGTCTTCGTCTGGGCCGTGGTGCTGACCGTCCTGCTGCCGGGGCTGATCCTCCAGTCGCACGGCGTGCAGCTGTCGGCCGCACTCGCTCTGCAGACCGTCGTCGTGGCGCACACGGGCGGTGCGCTCGCCCGGGTGCTCACCGCGCCCACGGTGCGCTTCGTCGCCCTCGGCTTCTGGGTCTTCGCCTATATC
This window of the Streptomyces sp. NBC_01275 genome carries:
- a CDS encoding glycosyltransferase, which produces MRLVHVVTLVSDDGAFGGPTSVALAQLEECAARGHDVTLVSLWRGRARAARRIGAVPFVSRRAWRLVPGRGCLGLMHPLLLWDLWRAMGRADVVHLHAGRDLVSLAGLAVARLRRVDFVTQTHGMVEPRTGAVARAFDRLFVPLLRRARRCLVLTERERRALGEVLGPDGPPLVSLPNGLRTAEEGAGTRPRSGHEVIFLARLHPRKRPEAFVEMAALVHKECDEARFTLYGADEGSLSEVHRLVADRGLSDVVSYGGALEHSAALEAYRRAAVYVLPSVHEPFPMTVLEALAEGTPVVCTDSSGISAELARRQAALVTDGSPEALADAVGRLLVDEALRRSLAEAGRRAIDEVFSIRAVVDQLEDDVYRVRPGQG
- a CDS encoding glycosyltransferase family 4 protein; its protein translation is MRILVHDYSGHPFQAQLSRELARRGHDVVHSTCTAYVSGKGNLAGDAPGLRFVTIGDGTALKKEAYFHRLRQETLLGLELARQVRREKPDVAMLSNMPIPTLVVAAAALRRLRIPWVLWHQDVTAVALKSFAAADVAKAMGVAAKVFGAGEKWSARRASAIVVIAESFVRIHRQWGTAGKVTVIPNWAPLDEIVPVDRANAWSAEQGLDGVRTVLYSGTLGLKHHPVLLVQLAERLRERGAPVRLVVVNDGPAVPVLREAAAARGVELTLLPFQPYERLPEVLGAGDLLVVLLAADAGEFSVPSKTLSYLCAGRPVLGLMPADNLAAQLLRQAGSAVFPPQESSLEKASAWVEEVLADPARAESLGKESRALAEREFALEDCASRFEDILRSVSRSPAH
- a CDS encoding NAD-dependent epimerase/dehydratase family protein produces the protein MSKQVDVVVAGGGGFIGGHLVGDLLAQGLTVRSIDVKPRHEWYQVHQDAENTVADLSLLEHARAGVQGARQVYMLAADMGGMGFIENNKAACMMSVLTSTHMLQAAHEAGVERYFYSSSACVYAAGKQTDPDLTALKEEDAYPAQPEDGYGWEKLFSERMCRHYAEDHGFVTRVARYHNVYGPDGTWNGGREKAPAAVCRKVAQAVLSGDHHIEIWGDGLQSRSFMYIDDCLHGSQMIMRGDSGVPVNLGSSELVTINQLVDLVEEIAGVRCERRHRLDAPQGVRGRNSDNTLIREIHGWEPSVTLADGLEKTYAWVYDQVKRSQQ